The Mangrovibacterium diazotrophicum DNA window GCGGTATCGGTTTTTAAGTCAGAGCCTGGCATTGAGCTGATATTGATGGATTTAAATATGCCGGAAATGGATGGTTTCGAAGCCACACGGCAAATTAAAATCATGAACCCATCGATCCCGATTATTGTACAAAGTGCCTTTATTTTATCAGGAGAAGAATCCAAAAGTTATGAAGCAGGTTGCGACGATTTTATTGCCAAACCGGTTCGTCTTCGAACTTTGATGAATGCGATTCAAAAGCATTTAAAATAACTCAACATAGGCTCCAAACTTACAATTTTTGTCAGCAGGAGTTAAGTTGAAAAAACCTTTACGAATAAATCCGTCAGCGAAAGTTGGTGGATTTATTTTTTTCTCGGCCTCTGCAAAAGCTTGAAAACCGCCTTTGGGGTCAAAGAAAATTTTGTAATGTCCATAGCTTTCCGGATGAATTTTTTGCTCGATTTGTTGACTTAAAAAGCCCATGGTGTACCTCGGGTTAATTTCAATACATGCATGAATCTTTAACTTATTGTCTTCGTCCAAATAGACCAACGTATCGATACCAATAATACCCTTGTAAATAGTTGAATAGGTCGATTGTGTAAGCTCTTCGCCCAGTTTTTCACTAATGAGGGTTAGCACTTTTTCGTCAATAGGCAACTTATTTCGAAGTTTGAAATTAAGGTAATGACCGGCATATTGACCATTCGAATTTGTCATGAAAACGCTGTGCCCCAAATAAGAAATACCTCCGTTCCCGTCGCTCTCAAATTGAAAAGAAAGATCCAGTTTTTTATTGAGCCACGAAGAAGCAACCAGGTACCCCTGTTGATCGAGGTTTCCCTTGATCCATTGTCGGTTGGCATTGTTTAATTCGTTTTTGCGAAGAACGAGTAAGCCACGCCCGCTGGAACTCAGAGGGGCTTTCAACACAATCGGAGATTGCCGTTTTAAAAGGTGTTCTATTTCAGCTTCTTTGCAAATAACTAATTGATTTAAACTTCGATCAATCTCCGCGGGTAAGTCGTCCCGTTCCAGAAAACAATTTAAAAAGTCAGTGGATGTCTTTCGTTCAAAAAGTTGCTTTAGATTGTCATCCCAATGAGAGCTGTTGAGAAATTTGAACAGATTTGCTTCAGCAGGGCTTTTCCCCCACGATTGAAGGTCGAATGAGCCTGAGTTGTGCGCTGTCGTATGTTCTGTCAAACTTTCAAGTGTGACAAATTTGCCGTTCATCAAATTCCATTTTTTCCATTCTTCAATGGTCCTCGATGACGGGATTTCACGACAAACAACGAGATCATTTTGCGATGCCAGAACAGACATCACTGTTGCCAAATCAGCCTCGAACTCACAAAGTAATGCTGTAGGGACAAAGTAAGGCGAACCATTCGCAATGGCAATTTCGCAAGTCGGATTAAAATGAAATATTCTTGTTGGTTGTGAAATCACTTTTTGCGGTAAAAATACCAAATCCCTGCATTTTTAGTTATTCAATAAAAGGATTTATATATTCGATGAGAGTGGATCATTATTTTTGTAAGTGGTCGTCTATCGAAAAGTTTATCCAAATCGAAATCGTAGTTAAAGCAGCTTGAAAATGAATGGTATTATGCGAATTTGTGAATTGGTTGTAGTTCTTCTTTTATTGGCAATAACAACATTGCCGGCTACTGCGCAGGACAAAAAGGCCTTGAAGCTTTTTTCCGAAGCGCAGACGGACTATCAGAATCATGACGAAGAGGAGGCTTTAGCGAAGTTAAAAGAAGTTATTCATCGCGATTCGGAATTTGTAGATGCATACATTCTGCTGGCTGATGTTTACAATGAAATGGACTCGACCGAGCTGCAAATTGCAACTTTGAAGCAAGCTATTTCTATCGATCAGGCGAAGTTCCCCAAAGCATACTATGTGCTCGGTAACGCCTGTTATCGCATTGGAGATTACAGAGGAGCTCAGAAAGCTTACCTTCAGTTTTTAAAAACCGGTACAGCCGGAAAACTGGAAGAAAAAACCCAAAAACAAATTGCCGCCTGCGAGGCAGCGTCGGAACTGGTTCAAAATGGCGTACCGTTTGAACCGGAGATTTTAGAAGGCTGTATCAATTCTGAGGGAGATGAATACTGGCCTTCGCTGACGATTGACGGCAAAACCATGATTTTTACGCGATTGGTTTCAACTGGCAATCAGGTTAACGAATTGATGCCCCGGTTCCAGGAAGACTTTTATCAGGCGCAATTGGTCGATGGAAACTGGTGTGATTGTGAACCTTTAAATTCAATCAATACGAAGGAAAACGAGGGTGCACAAAGTGTTTCAGCGGATGGAAAACTCATCTTCTTTACCGCTTGCAATCAGCCGGGAGGCTACGGAAGTTGCGACATCTATTTTACCCGAATGATCGGCGGGGAGTGGACAAAACCCGAGAATGCTGGAAGTCCCGTTTGCAGCACCGCATGGGAGTCTCAACCGTCGATCTCGGCAAATGGTGAGTATTTGTATTTTGTGAGTAACCGGAAAGGTGGTCGTGGTGGAATGGACATCTGGCGTTGCCGGCTGAAAGGTTTCAGCATGAGTGGCAAACCCGATTGGGGCAACTTGGAAAATCTAGGTGAATCGGTCAATACACCGGGAAACGAAAGCTCGCCCTTTATTCATGCGGATGGCGTTACGCTCTATTTTTCATCGGACAGCTGGCCGGGGCTTGGCGGAAACGACTTATTTATAAGCCGACTCACGAATGACACGGTTTGGTCTCGTCCACTGAATTTGGGATATCCAATCAACTCCTACAAAGATGAGCAAGGGATGATTGTTGATGCTTC harbors:
- a CDS encoding response regulator; the protein is MVTTELDLTGKKILIVEDNDTSRYYYQTALGQCNATSLWAKNGVEAVSVFKSEPGIELILMDLNMPEMDGFEATRQIKIMNPSIPIIVQSAFILSGEESKSYEAGCDDFIAKPVRLRTLMNAIQKHLK
- a CDS encoding OmpA family protein, with product MNGIMRICELVVVLLLLAITTLPATAQDKKALKLFSEAQTDYQNHDEEEALAKLKEVIHRDSEFVDAYILLADVYNEMDSTELQIATLKQAISIDQAKFPKAYYVLGNACYRIGDYRGAQKAYLQFLKTGTAGKLEEKTQKQIAACEAASELVQNGVPFEPEILEGCINSEGDEYWPSLTIDGKTMIFTRLVSTGNQVNELMPRFQEDFYQAQLVDGNWCDCEPLNSINTKENEGAQSVSADGKLIFFTACNQPGGYGSCDIYFTRMIGGEWTKPENAGSPVCSTAWESQPSISANGEYLYFVSNRKGGRGGMDIWRCRLKGFSMSGKPDWGNLENLGESVNTPGNESSPFIHADGVTLYFSSDSWPGLGGNDLFISRLTNDTVWSRPLNLGYPINSYKDEQGMIVDASGQNAYYSSDRTGSDGTDIYRFELNENTRPIPVSYVKGIVYDRTDGTPLHAEIELFDVDQDQLVARSESSPDKGEFVMCLPLGKEYAFNISKKGYLFFSENYALTQVRELTNPFSVEIGLEPVKVGNSTILRNVFFDTDSYELLPQSKAELDKLVQFMTQNAGVAIEIGGHTDNVGSAEYNLALSENRAKAVYQYLLNEGLGVDRLTYKGYGFDQPVVSNDTDEGRSQNRRTEFKIIDVSK